Sequence from the Thunnus maccoyii chromosome 22, fThuMac1.1, whole genome shotgun sequence genome:
GCTTATTCatttaaatctacttttaaaaataaatatttttagattAACCTAAGGTCAATTCTTCAAAGTTTGGGTTTTTCTCATTGTTAACATTGTTCTGAGGAAAtgcattatatattttaaagtgcTATGATTGTATTTggatatgtttttatttactatCACTATCACCAGCACTTTGATATAGTTCAGCCTTTATCTACGTGTCAACAGTCAATTTGTAACTTAAGATGAAGAGattgtaaatagattttaaacaCTTAATTTAACTGATGACACTACTTTGCTTTTCAAAAATATCATCTTTAACTTCCTGCAgaattgttttttgtattttcttttttttaacaattttatcCTCAGTTCctaaattgaaattgaattctTTCAAGTGTCCAGTTATGAGGGTCCATCTCTCTCAGTTTACTGAGATTTTGTGTGGCGGGATGATACTCATGAGCGTGCGTCCATCCAGCGGGGCGAACAGAGGGTACAGCTTCCCTCTGAAGTTTCCACTGAAGGTGTAGATGTGAGACTTTGTTTCTGCGTTGTAGAAGGAGATCTGGCCTTCTTCGTAGTCTAAGTAGATCCCCATCCTTCTTGGTATGAGGCTGACAGGCAGTGGCGTCTCCGGCTTGGTACAGGCGTAGAAGTTCTGTGTGCTGCGCCACAGGACCCAGTAACCCATCTTTGGGGTCATGGGGAACCGGCCATGCCGCTTGGAGTCGGTGGTGGTCACTCCCACGCGCCAGTAGCCATGGTTGGCTATGTCTACCTCCCAGTAGTGGCGGCCGCTACTGTAGCCCTCCCAGCCCAGCACGCCGTGCCAGCTGTCAAAGCGCTGCGAGCTGTAAGGCAGGTCGGACTCTGACCGGCCCTCCTGGACTTGACGCTGGTCATCTGACAGCTGCAGCCAGGCGTGGTTGGTCATGGGGTCAAGAATCACATCGGCTatcaggagaaagagagacagatggcaCAAGTGAGCGTGTCATACTGTGAATGtgatttttgctgtttttctgttgtgtgtgagaaaagattaggttttttttttatcttacctGCTGCTTTGCAAATCCAACTCCAAACTGAAAATagataaacatacattttaatatagCTAAAGGGGTTAaatgagggaaatattttattttctttgtttaaacCACTAGTTCCCAACCTGGGCATTGGGGCCCTGTCAAGAGGAAGATTATTAACAAGATTACacttaagtttctttttttctgatttttctcAAATCCTGGAGCATTTTACGTCCTGAGGAGCACAAGATATACATGCAACCTGTGAAAAGGGCTCACAAGTAGGCATCACCAGCCAAAACAGTTGAGAACAAGTGGTCTAAACAACAGTATGTCACCCTGTTATGAGTTTTAATGGTACTTCCTCCTCTGGCTAATCGGTGTCATTTTGAAAGCTAAGATTCAGATgtcaaattcaaataaacagATATTAAAAATGCACACCTGAGTTGGGGATGTATCTTGGAAGTCCTGCTTTCCAGGTGCGTTGCTTTGCCAGTAACCATAACTGTGGAATCATCGCCTAAAAGGGACAGAAACGaaagataaaaaatgtgtttcacagGAGCAGCACTCTCATATATTAATTCCTGCATTTCCTTATGACCGAGTTGTTTACAGATATAACCATTAGTCTTAAACAGCAAATTCTTGAACTGTTTGAACCAGGAAACTCTTTCCCTCACTGCTAGTGTATGGCTAAATTTAGGTGGCTGTGGTGACCCGTGGCTTTATTAGGGCAATAATGCAGAACAATAGGCTCATTGTGCTCTGAAAGCCAAAAAGGAGCAGGTTGTTAGTGCAGGAGTTGCGGAAAGTCACGTGAAGTACTCATGCCCGATCTCAAACTGAAATAAAGTCAAATCAGGGTTTTAACCACAAAATATTCCTCCAGATTTGATTCAAGAACTTCTTCATGTAAACCGCACTATCATCTGCTAAAGAACATTGATTGTTGTAGGTTATCAGCACGTTGGTAGATCAGGGTCATAAACTGGATCAAGGAGTTCATTTATGGATGCTTAGCACGCATTCGGAGAGCAGGGTTCACTCAAATGACGTTACGTAAAGGCTGTTCATAACCTGGTCATGCCTGCACGGCGTGACATTGAACGTTAACAACTGcttggttttggtttttgaGCTGAAgccaattttgttttttatggctttctgagaaatgaaaatgtttttctttcaagtcTCCTCCCAccatttttgtttcattctgaCCTTCCAATGAAtcaattttttttcacaattttacagAAGAAACTTGctaattattgtttttcttaaagataTGAATTTCCTGAATGTGTAGTTCtgctaaatacattttcttttcttattttctgtttttcttttaaagaaactgtaaaaatgttaGTCTCTGGGACTCACCGTGCTGTCTTCCTTGAGCAGACACCAGGTGATGAGCTCCAGCAGAGGCAGCAGATTGAAAAGGCGTTTCTTCTTCAGGCCCAGCAGACGCAACACTTTGCCCAGTTCCTCGCTCTGCACGCCACAGCTCTGTATACACGAATGCACCAATAATCACTTAAATTCCCATGACAGCAGCAAGCATTTCCTCTGCAGGTGTTGGTTTCTGCTAACAGTTAAGAG
This genomic interval carries:
- the si:dkey-219e21.2 gene encoding nuclear factor 7, brain, whose protein sequence is MCLVIKHVIFFMRSLHHRREDATVEMKSILKTNKTAKSLLKSEDGSTTQSSSIGAVRWNLPDEDVQAHSSAPTIPTNNVTKHSQQHPRQNGLKDLRSLQECVQFIHHWKEQVDQVCKGESDPDEGTSKKEAQSSDRRTERSLEESRKLIQEWASELHHVDKLLWETPWKSECQEQEDKKDLDANEETQMRIMEWAKELQSASESCGVQSEELGKVLRLLGLKKKRLFNLLPLLELITWCLLKEDSTAMIPQLWLLAKQRTWKAGLPRYIPNSVWSWICKAAADVILDPMTNHAWLQLSDDQRQVQEGRSESDLPYSSQRFDSWHGVLGWEGYSSGRHYWEVDIANHGYWRVGVTTTDSKRHGRFPMTPKMGYWVLWRSTQNFYACTKPETPLPVSLIPRRMGIYLDYEEGQISFYNAETKSHIYTFSGNFRGKLYPLFAPLDGRTLMSIIPPHKISVN